The Chrysemys picta bellii isolate R12L10 chromosome 5, ASM1138683v2, whole genome shotgun sequence genome includes a window with the following:
- the LOC135983850 gene encoding glial fibrillary acidic protein-like, with amino-acid sequence MLPGETQEVKPCELLALKTVCSEGEEAPQSPAWLCGEQFQSIARGLRDRGHQSGAGGPRRAAPSLPAAPSLFSSQLLGSENQRTAPAARPQRALIGPARWSGAGGGGLYKGKGTAAFWHWCRAVAGAGAAGCAPPLPPQPPLQLLAVPPTPSPRCSLCSPPCCNCWLCLPPLPRPPACSCPGSQAPLAKMSYDPYGFRKPWQEYRSVRSTKSTVSSSLYALHRPALAPAKRSGCVASLEKLDLSQVSSLNAELLGLRAQEKEQLVDLNDRFATYVEKVRRLEQHNKVLLVELEALRQKQQDPSRLHLLYRQELRGLRGLLETEAGEKMRMEASRDQLRDSCSQLKERYEEEARLRLQAEETLRKVREEAGQAALANSDVEGSIGSLLGEISLLHKVFGQESAELSAQVEAASLPVDVSLAGAKPDLAAALREIRAQYETLAGRNMQAAEDWYRTRFASVAELASKNNEAVRSMREETAEYRRLLQSRSAEVEALRSIIDSLNKQLESVEDRQSSEVATYQERVADLEQEIREAKQEMARYLREYQDLLNVKMALDIEIAAYRKLLEGEEIRLSYSSPL; translated from the exons atgctcccaggagagacccaggaggtgaagccgtgtgagctgcttgccctgaagacggtctgctccgagggagaggaggctccccaaagtcctgcctggctttgtggggagcagttccagagcatcgcccggggactccgtgacagggggCACCAGAGTGGGGCGGGCGGGCCCCGGCGTGCAGCCCCTTCGCTGCCGGCTGcgccctccctcttctcttcccagctccTGGGCTCCGAGAACCAGCGAACTGCTCCTGCTGCTCGCCCGCAGCGCGCTCTGATTGGCCCGGCGCgctggagcggggcgggggggggggggctatataAAGGCAAGGGCACTGCAGCATTCTGGCATTGGTGCAGAGccgtggctggtgctggagctgctggctgtgccccccccctccccccccagcccccgctgcagctgctggctgtgccccccacccccagcccccgctgcagcctctgctcccccccttgctgcaactgctggctctgcctccccccgctcccccgcccccccgcctgcagctgccctggcagccaggcccccTTGGCCAAGATGAGCTATGACCCCTATGGCTTCCGCAAGCCGTGGCAGGAGTACCGGAGCGTCCGCTCCACCAAGTCCACCGTCTCCTCCTCCCTGTACGCCCTGCACCGGCCGGCGCTGGCCCCTGCCAAGCGCTCGGGGTGCGTCGCCTCCCTGGAGAAGTTGGACCTGTCCCAGGTGAGTAGCCTGAAcgcggagctgctggggctgcggGCCCAGGAGAAGGAGCAGCTGGTCGACCTCAACGACCGCTTCGCCACCTACGTGGAGAAGGTGCGCCGGCTGGAGCAGCACAACAAGGTGCTGCTGGTGGAGCTGGAGGCGCTGCGGCAGAAGCAGCAGGACCCCTCGCGCCTGCACCTGCTGTACCGGCAGGAGCTGCGCGGCCTGCGCGGCCTGCTGGAGACGGAGGCGGGCGAGAAGATGCGCATGGAGGCCAGCCGGGACCAGCTGCGCGACTCCTGCAGCCAGCTGAAGGAGCGCTATGAGGAGGAGGCGCGGCTGCGGCTGCAGGCCGAGGAGACGCTGCGGAAGGTGCGGGAGGAGGCCGGCCAGGCCGCGCTGGCTAACAGCGACGTGGAGGGCAGCATCGGCTCCCTGCTGGGGGAGATCTCCCTGCTCCACAAGGTCTTCGGGCAGGAGAGTGCCGAGCTGTCGGCCCAGGTGGAGGCGGCCAGTCTGCCGGTGGACGTGAGCCTGGCGGGAGCTAAGCCCGATCTGGCGGCAGCGCTGCGGGAGATCCGGGCGCAGTACGAGACGCTGGCCGGCAGGAACATGCAGGCGGCCGAAGACTGGTACCGCACCAGGTTCGCCTCGGTGGCCGAGCTAGCCAGCAAGAACAACGAGGCGGTGAGGTCCATGCGGGAGGAGACGGCCGAGTACCGGCGCCTGCTGCAGTCCCGCTCGGCCGAGGTCGAGGCCCTGCGCAGCATCATCGACTCGCTCAACAAGCAGCTGGAGAGCGTGGAGGACAGGCAGAGCAGCGAGGTGGCCACGTACCAG GAGCGCGTGGCCGACCTGGAGCAGGAGATCAGGGAGGCCAAGCAGGAGATGGCGCGGTACCTGCGTGAGTACCAGGACCTGCTCAATGTCAAGATGGCGCTGGACATCGAGATCGCCGCCTACAG GAAGCTGCTGGAGGGGGAAGAGATCCGGCTGAGCTACTCATCCCCCCTGTGA